In Phycisphaerae bacterium, the genomic stretch TATGGCTCTGGACATTCTGGTTGCCGAAGCACTCCATCCCGAACTTGACGCCCAGCGAGCCACTCAACTGCGTGTTCACGCCCGTCGGGCCGGCTCCCTGGTACTGATTGAAGGCCGTCAACTGCTGGAAGCCGTTCTGAAGCGCCCCGCCCATCATGTAGTGCAGGTTGTTCGGGTTGCCCATCGGAACGCCGTTGTCGAACATCACCTGATAGACGTTCGTAATGTCGTCGATCGCGATCGTCGAATTCAGGTCGACGTACCACGGGATGTCCTTGTAGAGCGCCGCCAGCTTGGTGTCGACGTCGTACGCCAGAGCATACGCTGCCGGAGCAATGTGCTCGTCGATCAGCGTCTCTTCCGACAGCGCCAGCTCCTTGTCGGTGAGCTTGAATTTGACCTCGCGCCAGTAGGCCAGTTGGATCTGGACGCTGCCGGTCTTGAGGTCCTGTGCCGCCGAGGGAGCATCGTCCGCCGCGAACGTGCTCGGCCGGCGGATGTTGATGTACTCGCCCTTGTTGAAGGCCCGACGCTCTTCGTCGAACCCACGATGCACCCGCACCCCCATGCCAAGAGCCTTCTCCAGTTGGATCAGCGCCTCGTTGGCGTAGAAATACGGCTGGTAGTAACCGAGAGAATTTCCCATCTTTGTTCCCCGTAGCTGTTTGGTTGACTGTTTGTGACTGTCTACCGGCCCGGCAGACACGCTTTTGGTGCAAAAGCGGCCCGCTTTGCCCAACTACCGGGACCAAAGCCCTCGGTCCCTCATCAATGTGTTTCGACGCCCNNNNNNNNNNNNNNNNNNNNNNNNNNNNNNNNNNNNNNNNNNNNNNNNNNNNNNNNNNNNNNNNNNNNNNNNNNNNNNNNNNNNNNNNNNNNNNNNNNNNCCGTCCGGCTTGACACGGGTACACGCCCGGACCTTGTCAAGCATGACATCCTGCCAGTCGGCAAGCACCTTGTGCGCGGCAAACGCCTTGCGTGCCTCCGACACCAGATGGCTCTGTCCGTGAGCCTGGATCGCCTTGTCTCGCTCGCCCATCAGCTTGGCGTTCTCCGCCTTGAGCGACTCCATCTGCTTGCGGTACTTGGTGTCGTACTGCTCTTCGATCGCCTTGACCTGCTGCTTGACCTTGTCGTCAAGATTCTCGGGATCTCCCAGGTCCTTCACCTTGGCGATGGCCGCCTTGGCCTCTTCCGGGTCCACTCCCTCGAACGCCGCCAGTTGTTCGGCCTTCTTCTGGTTCTTCGCCTTGAGGTCCGCCAGGACTTTTCGCAGGCCGGCCGTGTCCTCCAAAGAGAATGTCTTGCCGTCCACCGACACGCTTTCGACGTCCAGCACGTAGAGCCCATCGGACTCCACGTAGAACTCCTTTGCCGGTCCTGTGAGAGCTTCGAAATCCTTTTGTGCCAATACTGCCTTGAGCTTCATGTCTGTCCCCTATGAATCCATTCGTCGGCAAACTACTACATGCCTCTACGTAGAGGCAAGTACAAAATCACTTTTTTTCGTCGCCGACCGGTTGCCGCCCCTCGTATTCCAACTGAACGAGCTTGCCCCTGGACCGAAGGTAGCACTTCCGGCACGGATAGCGGTTCTCGCTGCCCTCTCCCACGTCCACAAACCCATGCCCGCCGCACCTACAGCGATAAGGATACCTGTCAATCGAGCGCCTCCAGTTCCTTGAGCGTCAGTACCCGCCCCCGGTCGTCCACGAAATCCCGAATGGCCACCTTGCCCGAGCGGAACAACTGCGCCTTGCCCTTGCCCAACACCAACTCCTGCGTCTGCCGGCTCTGGCCCTTGAGCCACTGGCCATACGTCACCTTGTCGGCCACCCTCCCATTCATCGCCGCCCGCTCGCTCGCCGGCATCTCCTTGAAGTCAAACCCCAACTCCTTCCACGACTTGCACACCGGCACCGTCGTACAGCGGCATCCGATGTGCTGGGGAGGTCTCGGCCCATCCATCAGGCCATACACCTGGCCATCGTAGGCCGCACACACCTCACACGTGTGACTGTCCAGCGTCGCTACCCACTGCACCGCCGCAATCACGTCGACATTGGCCCGATAGGTCGCCTGCCGAACGTTGTTCACCACGCCGGAAACGGAGGTCCGCACCACCGATTCAATTTCTCGTCTGGACCGAGCCAGAATCCCGTCGCGGTAGCGATTCTTCGCCGTCCCCCGAATCCGGCGCACGATCTCGTCGATCCCCTCGCCCTCCGCCACGCCGATCATGATCTGCCGGTTGACCTTGATCGCCTGGGCCTGCCCAAGCTCTTCGAACCACTCCCGGACCAGCCGGCCGTCAATCGGCCGGTTGACGACCATCTCCTTGATCGTCGGCACCGACAACGTCGTCAGGGCAATCTTCACCGGCAGCGACTTCTCGATCACCGCCGCATCCCACCGAGACTGCGACTTGCCCAACTCCAGCAGGTCCGGCTCCAGGTCCTTCCTCATACGTAGGTAACCGGCCGCCATGACGTCCTTCATGCTCTGCCGCATCAGACGAAGGCGGTTCTCGGTCAGCGTCTTGCCCGCGTACTTGGTGAGTTTTTCCAGCAGGTCCGGCTCGAGACTCCGGTTGAAAAACGAGATGATCTTTCGCACCTGCTCGGTCTTGTACTGCTCCAAGAGGACCGCGTGTCGTATGATCCGGTCGCGGACCACCTCGTTGACACTTTTCAGTTGTGCCAGATCAACCGGCATGCGCCACCCTTGCACGAAACAGGTCCGCCTCCAGCCGACTCGGCAGCATGATGTTCACCAGATCGTGCGTCAGGCCGACATGCCCGTTCCTTGCCGCCACGGACGCCAGTTGAGCCACGGCACGGTTGTGCTCCCGCACGATTGCCCTTGCCGCCTTGTCCACCTCTTTCCTGCTCGGCGCTTCAGTGCCCATTACCGCTCTCCGTATCTCGATCTTCGATCCCAATGCCGGCCGCGCGACCACGACCGCACGCCCGACCAGTACCCCAGCCGCCTCAGAACCACCACGGGCAGCGAAACCATCCTTGCCTGCCCCACCGGCCAGTACAGCGGCCGATAGAACCACGTGCCGTAGTACCAGCAACAACACCACCCAAACTTCATCCCCAACGCTTCGAGCAACCCGCCGTCTTCGTAGTCCAACGCTCCGCCTCCGCCCGATTACTCCTTCTCTTCTTCAGGCTCCGGTTCCGGCTCTTCCCTCCCGATCATGCCCAGGTCAGGCCCCTCTTCCTCGATCCGAGCCAATTCCTCGTCGATGTCGTGGTTTTCCGGCAGAAGGCCACGCAGCTTGACACCCTCCAGAATCGTTCGTCTGGACAGATCGCCCCGGTCTCGGAGCTTCTGGAGATTGTCCAGGTCCTGCGCCGATCGCGGCAGCAATCCGAAGTCGTCATAGATGTCAACCTTGAAGTCTTCCGCCAATGTTTCGCCGGTCCATTCCGCCGCCAGCCCAAATGCCTTCTCGAGGACAGCCTCTTCATCCCGCACCCACGATTGCAGGTCGCACTGGCCCTTGCCTTCGTCGATCGCCTTGCCCATCGCCGTCTCGTTGCCCCAGGACCGCACGGTCAACGGCCCCATGCCAACCGCATCCATCTGCTCTTCGAGGTGGCGAAGCTCATTCTCTCCGGCCGTCACCGCACTGCCGCTGTGCTCGATGATCTTCATGTCCGCGTCGGCGTTGGTCGTCCTGACCGCGTGATTCACCCCCCATACGATCCCCTGCTCCATCTCCTTTGCCGTCAGCCCCTTGAGGAAAATGACGCCCGAACGCGCGAACCGCAGATTGTTCCGGTGGTCGCTCTGGCTCTGGTAGTGCGCCAGATTCATGTACGCCAGGTCGTCCATTGCCGGGGACGCACTCATGAACCCCGTCGGGTTGATATACAGAGTCACCAGGGCGATCTTCCCAAGCGTCATCGTGCCCTCTTGGACGACGTGCCAATCCCCCTTCTCTGCCTGCTCGTACACCTGGAAGGCGTCCAGCCCGATCACCCGAATGCGGCGCACCGCCTTGGCGTCCCACTGGCCGCTCGACCGATACACCGACTCACTGATCCGAATCTGCGTCAGCCGCGTCTCGCCGTTCACTTCTTCCGTCTGCCAGTTGATGAGCGAGATCGGATCGACCAGCACAAATCTCGGCCGCAGCCCAAGCTCGCGCTCCTCCCCAAGGCTCCCCGCCGTGTTCGGCGGATAGTCCACCAGGATATGACACAGCCCCCGGTTGATCCCGACTTTGAGCACTTCCCTGGCGAACGAATTGAGGCTCCGCCCCTGATCGTCGACTGCATTGGGCATCCCCGCCAGCTTCTCGGGCAAGTCCCCCACAATGTTCACGTTGCGAGCAAACGGACGCCGCGACAGCCCCAGCACCGTCTTCTTGTACCCGTTGTACAGCACGGACCTTGACAGCCTCGCCTCATACGCCTTGACCGTCTCGCCTTCTTCTCGCGGCAACCACTTCTCTCCCGCCGCCTTCATCGCCGCCGTGCCGCCCATCAGGTCGTCTACCAACTCCCACGTCGGCAACATGGCACTGTAAATGGGATGCACAGACTCGACTGTCGATTCCTGATTCGCCATAAGGTTTCCCTTGTCTAAAAGTGCCCGGACGGCTCTTGGACTTTATCTGCCAATGCAGACTTCCTTGATCCGGCAGTCAGCCGCGAAGCAGCGGCACCGACCGTCCGGGCCGCCGACGAAGACCCACCGCCAAATTCCGCCTCTGTCAGTAGTTCGGTCACATGGTCCGTCAAGGTCCCGCCCACCCATCGACGCCAGGCGTCCAGGTCCATCCACGCATCGTCGCTATCCCAATCCGCCGCATCCTCGGCCGGCAGGAACACCGGTTCTCCACCCAGCAATCTGCCGTAGCCGAGCAGCACCGGCTCCTTGGCCGGTGGATGCACAAAACGCTTGTGGATCGACCACGCAATCACTTCGCCGCCCTCTTCAGCAGGTACTCGAAGAACTTGTTGCTGAGGAATCGCCCGTCCTTGCCCACCCGCAGGGAATTGGCCGGATTGTTCGGGTCGATGATAAGAGAACCGGCAACAACGTAGTGCATATCCACGTCGTTCGGGTCACTGGTCACGAACACCGGGCCAACGTCAAGATAGTTACGGGCGCAAGATGTCGCTGACATCGCTATCATCATCAGAATGAGCAGCTTGGTGAATCGCCGCATCCCGCTCCTTCTGTTCCCGCTGTTGTTTCTCGTTGCGTGAGGCATACCACCTCCACACCGCCAGGGCCAGCACCAACGCCGTCGCTATGACCGACCCAATGGCCTTCATGGGGCTACTTCGTCGTCGTGGTCGTCGGCACATTGTCCTTGATGGACTGCGCCACCCCGGTCACCCCGGCCCGCAACGTGGTCAGGCCCATCCCCGCCGCGATCAGCCAGACCCACTCCGGCACCGTAAACCAGCCCATGCCCTCCGCGCAGCCAAGAACCAGCATGGCCGCCGCCACGATGTAGGTCTTCTTGCCATCGAGGAATGCGAGAATCTTCCTGAAATCCATTTCCAGACCCTTTCAAAGGCGATGCTTCTATCTATCCGCAATTAGAAGTCATCAGCAACTTACCCAAAGACGCCGCTGCCGCAAGCTTTTTTCTCGGCGCATAAAAAACCCCGACCTCTTAGTCGGGGCAATTTCTTCGGATGCCCCCGGCGGGCGAGACAATCAGCCTCATACCCGCCGGGGTCGGAGACTGCTTACTGGATTCGTATGCCTTTCCGGACAACGTGACCCGGTACATTATGATACGCCAGATACTCACGCAGCCTGCAATAGTCGGTGCCGGGCACAATCTCGTCGCCGGTCATGTTCGCAGCCTGTGCAATCTCGCACCTCATAATGTCCGCGATCTTGGCAGCGTCGTAGCTCACTATACGTCCGCAGACGCCGCCCTGCTCGAGCGCCCCGTACTTACGGTTGGTCGTTTCGATTCTCGTTCTCATTTTGATCTCCTTTCATCCGGCCCGCCGAGGCGGGCGACAACTGATAATTAAATCGTCGATTCTGTACGTAGTATATCAGTCCTATCACCTCGTGTCGAGAAAAAAATCCGCGAAAACCAAAATTATTTTAGGCCAAGTCGCCGCCAAATTAGATGGCTTGTGAACCGGCAACCGCCGGCTTTAGAACTGGCTAATGACGAATTCCGGCTCCGCCAGCGGGTGGACCTGGGCTACGTAGTAGCCAATCGCGTCCGAGAGGTGCGTGAGCGTCTTGTCGTTGGTCTTGTCGATCTCGCCGCTCTTGTCGTTCCACACGACACCGTCGAAGTCCATCACAGTATGCGGGCATTTCACCGGGTCCACAAGCAACCGAATCTTCCCGTCCGCTGCTTGAATCCGACTGTTCATCGCGTTCACCCGTACACGCTCTCTCGGATTCGTATGGGCATAGGCCAAGTAGAGCCGGCCGCCAAACACCGGTCGCAGTGCCTTCTCGATCAGTTCCCAATCGGAGCCCTCCACTTTGGCCGTCCCCCTCGCCCCGCCAGTGGCATCCCCGTAACACCAAACCTCATGCGGATGGTTGCCGTAGCGCTCGGCAATCTCCTGGCAGACCCGCTTGGTGTTGCTGTTGCTCGGTATCCATACCTCGTCGATGCATGCCGTCACCTCGCCGGCCACGTTCGGGGCGCTCCCCCTGTACGGCTGCTCCTGACAGATTGCACACACCCCCGGAGACACATTGAAGTCAAAGCACAAGATCAGCGGCAATTTGGGATCGTAGATCAGCCGTTCGCTGGCATGCGTCTCTTGGAAAAAACCATAATAGACCCGACCCTCGAACGCCACGAAGCTCGCATTGAACTCCTGGTCAAACGTCAGCGGGTCCATCTTCTTACGCATCTGGGCCAGGAATGCCTCGGCCTGCTCCCTGCCCAAATACAAATGCAATACTTCCGAAGCCTTCCAGTGGAAGTATCTCGCGCCCTTCAACTCGCCATTGAGGACCTGCTGCGTCAATCGGTAGTAGTGATTCCTGCCACAGGGCACGCCAATGATATCGATCCAGCCACCACGAACCAGCATTGGCATGATATGCTCATCGAGCACGTCCGGACGGCAGTCCGCGTATTCGTCAATCACCCCACCATCCCAATCGCCACCCTCGATGCGAGCCGGCTTATCCAGACCCGCTACTCTGATAATCGCTCCCTGCCACAACTTGATCGTCAACTCGCTCTCGCTGATGTCGATATCCGGTCGCTGCGTCCGCAACGCCCACCTCGGCACCATCGCCTTCAAGTCGGACCAAAAGATATCCTTGGCTTGCTGCTGCGTCGGCGCACAGGCGAAGAATCGACCGTTCGGGTATTTGCTGAACGCAATGGCCCTGGCCACTACCCGGCGCTTCGACGCCTCGGTTTTGAATGAACGTCTACCCGCCGGAACCACGTTGATCGTCGCCCGACTATGCAGGTAGGCGTACTGTCGCGAGTCCAGCTTGCACCGGGTCCATCTCGGCGTGAGGTAATCAGCCATTCTCGGGCTCAATCAGTTGGTGGCAATCGTGGACCTCGCGAATCATCCCGCGAACCAACTCGGTCGGTGACTCGCCGGCACCAAGATGATCTGCGCGTGACCCAAAGTCTTTCGGAAACTGCCTCTCCATAAGATGCAACAGAAGCTTGCCCGCCGTCTTCATGTCCCCCATGCGCTCGGCACGGTCGATGAACCGCAACAGCCGCGTGAGGTAATTCGCTTTTGTCACAGCCTTTGCGCGTACGCGAATGTCCCGCAAACCTTCACGGTCGCCATTGGCCCACGTGACCTTTGTGTTCCTGTCGAGCCAGTTCGCCAACTGCCGGTCACTGACGCCGACTCGGGCCGCAATCTCCCGGTCCGTCAGAAGGTCCACATCTCCCGACTTGATCCATTCCTCTTCCAGGGCTGCGGCGATTTCCACGGTCAGGGTGGGCGGCCTTCCTTGCCGCTTGGGCTGCGGCACCGGAATATCCCCGGCGTCGGCGTTGGCCTCGTACACCTCAAGCTCGGCAATCTCCCGTGCGGTCAGAGGGCGTCCCGACCGGACTTTCTGCAACAAGGACAGATGGCGCATCCGGTGTGCCTGCTGGACAATGCTTTCAGGCTTTTTGGCCAAAAATCACCTCGTCCGTAGGACCCCCGTGGGCGGCCAATACCCATATCGGCGGGTAATGGGAGCCGCCAGTGATGTTTCGGGCCTGGAAACCCGCCTATCCAGGGCCGGGGTACTCAAAATAGACGTAGTGTTTGCGGCCCGGAGAGTCGCTGTAACGGACGATCTGACGGACCCCA encodes the following:
- a CDS encoding P22 phage major capsid protein family protein, giving the protein MGNSLGYYQPYFYANEALIQLEKALGMGVRVHRGFDEERRAFNKGEYINIRRPSTFAADDAPSAAQDLKTGSVQIQLAYWREVKFKLTDKELALSEETLIDEHIAPAAYALAYDVDTKLAALYKDIPWYVDLNSTIAIDDITNVYQVMFDNGVPMGNPNNLHYMMGGALQNGFQQLTAFNQYQGAGPTGVNTQLSGSLGVKFGMECFGNQNVQSHTGGTCADATGAINNSPGGYAAGVTEIAINGVTDGGTWKAGDTFVIAGNSQRYAVTADVTFTGGGGTVKFTPALVAAAAHGAVVTGRVDTHVANMAFHRNAFALATAPLSTMGNELGAKIATVYNEKNGLSLRSRIYYVGNSSEVHVSLDILYGVKTLDPNLACRACG
- a CDS encoding minor capsid protein yields the protein MPVDLAQLKSVNEVVRDRIIRHAVLLEQYKTEQVRKIISFFNRSLEPDLLEKLTKYAGKTLTENRLRLMRQSMKDVMAAGYLRMRKDLEPDLLELGKSQSRWDAAVIEKSLPVKIALTTLSVPTIKEMVVNRPIDGRLVREWFEELGQAQAIKVNRQIMIGVAEGEGIDEIVRRIRGTAKNRYRDGILARSRREIESVVRTSVSGVVNNVRQATYRANVDVIAAVQWVATLDSHTCEVCAAYDGQVYGLMDGPRPPQHIGCRCTTVPVCKSWKELGFDFKEMPASERAAMNGRVADKVTYGQWLKGQSRQTQELVLGKGKAQLFRSGKVAIRDFVDDRGRVLTLKELEALD
- a CDS encoding DUF4055 domain-containing protein, which produces MANQESTVESVHPIYSAMLPTWELVDDLMGGTAAMKAAGEKWLPREEGETVKAYEARLSRSVLYNGYKKTVLGLSRRPFARNVNIVGDLPEKLAGMPNAVDDQGRSLNSFAREVLKVGINRGLCHILVDYPPNTAGSLGEERELGLRPRFVLVDPISLINWQTEEVNGETRLTQIRISESVYRSSGQWDAKAVRRIRVIGLDAFQVYEQAEKGDWHVVQEGTMTLGKIALVTLYINPTGFMSASPAMDDLAYMNLAHYQSQSDHRNNLRFARSGVIFLKGLTAKEMEQGIVWGVNHAVRTTNADADMKIIEHSGSAVTAGENELRHLEEQMDAVGMGPLTVRSWGNETAMGKAIDEGKGQCDLQSWVRDEEAVLEKAFGLAAEWTGETLAEDFKVDIYDDFGLLPRSAQDLDNLQKLRDRGDLSRRTILEGVKLRGLLPENHDIDEELARIEEEGPDLGMIGREEPEPEPEEEKE